One window of Halorussus sp. MSC15.2 genomic DNA carries:
- the citE gene encoding L-malyl-CoA/beta-methylmalyl-CoA lyase, translating to MTTTRLCRTFQTAPAGVARDDSAKYLRSGLAAEGWQAPDWLVPDLEDGTAPDRKDEALRNVRDLLPEYAPEFAGEIWPRVEWGYDDESASERGRDQIATLAESVGEHLDGVVVPKVGRRADVEAAEAAVEAASQETGHDIELAVIVETARARSDLREIARLGTDARLAALVFGPVDYAAELGGREVGGRPTWPGLYEAMSNEASANDLLAIGGPFDRLYRERAGVTFYSGDEYAEYVEREARVGLDGSWSLHPNQTEQANRIHLPTDDELREAVRKIAAFTKAKDDGTGAVSIDGQMVDEATFKGFENTVETVRAVHDARESQTREFYDADLLERALSVG from the coding sequence ATGACTACCACACGACTCTGCCGAACGTTCCAGACCGCGCCCGCTGGCGTCGCCCGCGACGACAGCGCGAAGTACCTCCGCTCGGGTCTCGCCGCCGAGGGGTGGCAGGCACCCGACTGGCTGGTGCCCGACCTCGAAGACGGCACCGCGCCCGACCGGAAAGACGAGGCCCTGCGGAACGTCCGGGACCTCCTGCCGGAGTACGCGCCGGAGTTCGCCGGGGAAATCTGGCCCCGCGTCGAGTGGGGCTACGACGACGAGTCGGCCAGCGAGCGCGGCCGCGACCAGATAGCGACCCTCGCGGAGTCGGTCGGCGAACACCTCGACGGCGTGGTCGTCCCCAAGGTCGGCCGACGCGCCGACGTGGAGGCGGCCGAGGCCGCGGTCGAGGCCGCATCGCAGGAGACGGGCCACGACATCGAACTGGCCGTCATCGTAGAGACCGCGCGCGCTCGCTCCGACCTCCGGGAGATAGCCCGCCTCGGCACCGACGCGCGCCTCGCGGCGCTCGTCTTCGGCCCGGTGGACTACGCCGCGGAACTCGGCGGCCGGGAGGTCGGCGGGAGACCGACGTGGCCCGGACTCTACGAGGCGATGTCGAACGAGGCCAGCGCGAACGACCTGCTGGCAATCGGCGGTCCCTTCGACCGCCTCTATCGCGAACGCGCAGGCGTAACATTCTATAGTGGAGACGAGTACGCCGAGTACGTCGAGCGCGAGGCGCGGGTCGGTCTCGACGGGAGTTGGTCGCTCCATCCTAACCAGACCGAGCAGGCCAATCGCATCCACCTCCCGACCGACGACGAACTCCGCGAAGCGGTCCGGAAGATAGCGGCCTTCACCAAGGCGAAGGACGACGGGACCGGCGCGGTGTCCATCGACGGCCAGATGGTGGACGAGGCGACGTTCAAGGGATTCGAGAACACGGTCGAGACGGTCCGCGCGGTCCACGACGCCCGCGAATCCCAGACGCGAGAGTTCTACGACGCCGACCTGTTGGAGCGCGCGCTCTCGGTAGGATAA
- a CDS encoding methylaspartate ammonia-lyase has translation MTTIARVRAVPGASGFFFDDQRAIKRGAERDGAAYRGDPVTPGFDRVRQAGEAISVLLELDDGTVATGDCAAVQYSGAGGRDPLFRAEEFVPVVEETVADALVGRPAEAFAENADLLADLDGPDGERLHTAVRYGVSQALLDAAATARRATKTDALADALGTDPADDPVPVFGQSGDARRDNAEKMLLKGVPVLPHGLFNSVEKVGEEGERLVEYLDWLSTRAAEIGPAGADYSPRFHVDVYGVLGEVFGPPYDRPEVADYFADLRAAAAPYPLQVEGPMDAGGRAEQIHAMAELRDGLADAGVPVDLVADEWCNTLPDVEAFVDAGAADVVQVKTPDLGGVHRSGEAVRYCEGTDTRAYLGGTCNETAESARTCAHVALATDAAQVLAKPGMGFDEGYMIVTNEMRRALARRDLRQSRVVADD, from the coding sequence CGCGTCGGGGTTCTTCTTCGACGACCAGCGCGCCATCAAGCGCGGGGCCGAGCGCGACGGTGCCGCCTACCGAGGCGACCCGGTCACCCCCGGATTCGACCGCGTCCGACAGGCGGGCGAGGCGATAAGCGTCCTGCTCGAACTCGACGACGGCACGGTTGCGACCGGCGACTGCGCCGCGGTCCAGTACTCCGGGGCGGGCGGGCGCGACCCGCTGTTCCGCGCCGAGGAGTTCGTCCCGGTCGTCGAGGAGACGGTCGCAGACGCGCTGGTCGGCCGACCCGCCGAGGCGTTCGCGGAGAACGCCGACCTGTTGGCGGACCTCGACGGTCCCGACGGCGAGCGCCTGCACACCGCCGTCCGGTACGGGGTCTCGCAGGCGCTCCTCGACGCCGCCGCGACGGCCCGCCGCGCGACGAAGACCGACGCGCTGGCCGACGCCCTCGGGACCGACCCGGCCGACGACCCGGTCCCGGTGTTCGGCCAGTCGGGCGACGCCCGCCGGGACAACGCCGAGAAGATGCTGCTGAAGGGCGTCCCCGTCCTCCCTCACGGCCTGTTCAACAGCGTCGAGAAGGTCGGCGAGGAGGGCGAGCGGTTGGTCGAGTACCTCGATTGGCTCTCTACGCGCGCCGCCGAAATCGGTCCGGCGGGCGCGGACTACTCGCCCCGATTCCACGTGGACGTGTACGGCGTCCTCGGCGAGGTGTTCGGCCCGCCCTACGACCGTCCGGAAGTCGCCGACTACTTCGCGGACCTCCGGGCGGCGGCCGCGCCCTACCCCCTGCAAGTCGAGGGGCCGATGGACGCGGGCGGCCGGGCCGAGCAGATTCACGCTATGGCCGAACTCCGCGACGGACTCGCCGACGCGGGCGTCCCGGTGGACCTCGTGGCCGACGAGTGGTGCAATACGCTCCCCGACGTGGAGGCCTTCGTGGACGCGGGCGCGGCCGACGTGGTGCAGGTCAAGACGCCCGACCTCGGCGGGGTCCACCGGAGCGGCGAGGCGGTCCGGTACTGCGAGGGGACCGACACCCGCGCGTACCTCGGCGGGACGTGCAACGAGACCGCAGAGTCGGCCCGGACCTGCGCCCACGTCGCGCTCGCCACCGACGCCGCGCAGGTGCTGGCCAAGCCCGGCATGGGGTTCGACGAGGGGTACATGATAGTCACGAACGAGATGCGGCGGGCGCTCGCTCGCCGCGACCTCCGACAGTCTCGGGTGGTCGCGGATGACTGA
- the mch gene encoding 2-methylfumaryl-CoA hydratase, whose protein sequence is MTDWTDADAFAAALERAETREKGNCFEDFAEGETVEHDPGLRLSRHGSELWAGQTLNYDPTYWRPSVARTRGYDEVPVHPDYLLACVMGASVEDLSEKGGYFLGREDLRYHRPGVPPGTELRVESVVEEKAESSSHPAYGIVTWETTGYDAATGDRLLSYSRTNMIPRREPLATDGEGQGAGESAEAQRNDADLPAELLAPEGGYFEDFRDALDRADGRDAAVAYRHERGRTIDDTTVAQLPLATLNTAKQHHNADAMADSPSGEIVAYGDVTRSIALGHARSDERTLREVSCDDERFHDFVTVGDTVYGFTRVLDATETDRGAALADGPEGGPDAGEVTFEHVAFNQRDEPVYSGTRTALVRRRD, encoded by the coding sequence ATGACTGACTGGACCGACGCCGACGCGTTCGCGGCGGCGCTGGAGCGCGCCGAGACCCGCGAGAAGGGCAACTGCTTCGAGGACTTCGCCGAGGGCGAGACCGTCGAACACGACCCGGGACTCCGACTCTCTCGGCACGGGTCGGAACTCTGGGCCGGGCAGACGCTCAACTACGACCCGACGTACTGGCGGCCCTCGGTCGCCCGGACCCGGGGCTACGACGAGGTGCCAGTCCACCCCGACTACCTGCTGGCCTGCGTGATGGGCGCGAGCGTCGAGGACCTGAGCGAGAAGGGCGGCTACTTCCTCGGGCGCGAAGACCTCCGGTATCACCGACCCGGCGTCCCGCCGGGGACCGAACTCCGCGTGGAGTCGGTCGTCGAGGAGAAGGCCGAGTCGAGTTCGCACCCGGCCTACGGCATCGTGACGTGGGAGACGACGGGCTACGATGCCGCGACGGGCGACCGCCTGCTCTCGTACTCGCGGACGAACATGATTCCGCGCCGCGAACCGCTCGCCACCGACGGCGAGGGGCAGGGCGCGGGAGAGTCAGCGGAGGCCCAGCGTAACGACGCTGACCTCCCGGCGGAACTGCTCGCGCCCGAAGGCGGTTACTTCGAGGACTTCCGGGACGCGCTCGACCGGGCCGACGGTCGGGACGCCGCGGTCGCCTACCGCCACGAGCGCGGGCGCACCATCGACGACACGACCGTCGCCCAACTTCCACTGGCGACGCTCAACACCGCCAAGCAACACCACAACGCCGACGCGATGGCCGACTCGCCGTCGGGCGAAATCGTCGCCTACGGCGACGTGACCCGGTCCATCGCGCTCGGGCACGCTCGCTCGGACGAGCGGACCCTCCGCGAGGTGTCCTGCGACGACGAGCGATTCCACGACTTCGTGACGGTCGGCGACACCGTCTACGGCTTCACGCGCGTCCTCGACGCGACGGAGACCGACCGCGGCGCGGCCCTCGCGGACGGTCCCGAGGGCGGCCCGGACGCGGGCGAAGTCACCTTCGAACACGTCGCGTTCAACCAGCGCGACGAACCGGTCTACTCCGGGACGCGAACCGCGCTCGTCCGGAGACGAGACTGA